The region TCTTGTAAGCAAAAATTCTTTGTTCTTCTGCTTCCGGGTCGTTAGGATCATTCACATAAAATCCGGCCAAGATATTGGTATCAACCCCGATCATGTTGTTCCTGCATCGCTTGGGCAACGTCAAAATCTTTGAGAAATCTGGGTTTTGTCGGTGGACAAACCAACATCCCAAATCCCTCATCTATATCAGTATGAGATTGGGGACGCTGAAGTTCTACACGAATACTTTCACCATCTAAGGAGAAGGAAAGTTTACAACCGGGTTTGATGCCTAGTCGCTTGCGGATCTCAATGGGAATCACCACTTGTCCTTTCTGGGAAACTGTTACATTCGTCATTGTCTTAGCGTCTTACTTGGTAAGACAGTTATAACAAACTGAATATTGAAGAAAATCCATAAAGGCAATCGCCTACGGATCTACCCCCTAAAATAAAATTAACTAGGAAACGGTCAATTTTGACTGGGGACAAGGCCAAAACCAGAGATTTTCCACTCAAATTGTAATTTTTTATGAATACTATCAATACACTCTACGAACAGAATTATTGTCTTTGGCTCCAGGAAACTTACCAACTGCTAGACCAGGCTCACTTTGAGCAACTGGATTTGGAGCATTTAAAGGAGGAGATTATCAGCTTGGGCAATGAACAAAGACGTAAGATGGATAGTTAGCTGCGGCAGTTACTCATTCATCTATTATTGTATCAATATTGGGATGCAGAGAAGGAACGTTGTGCCAAAGTGCCAAAGGTTAGCAAATTGAAATTGATAATTTTCGTTTTGAGCTTGAGTTATTGCTAAAGTCTAAAGCTTTGTACAATTACTTCCTAGAGGAGATTGAAAAGATTTATCAAAAAGCAAGACGCCAGGCCGTGAGAAAGAGTGAATTATCTGCGGGTCTCTTTCCTGAAAGTTGTCCATTTTCTGCGAATGAGTTACTAAATCCAGAGTTTTTTCCTGATTAAGAATTGAATAATTATTTTTTTGACTTTGTCTGGTAAGCTGACGCTATCTGGTTGGGGCATTTTAAGAATTTTATCTATGTCTGATAGGATCATTTGAGTCAAAAGCTAAGGTGATCTAGTGATGAATATTAAAGCAATTATCCATGGGGCAGAAGAGGGCGGTTACTGGGCTGGGATTCCGATTTTTTCGGGCTGCTATACCCAAGGTGAGACAATGGAGGAGGTTATGGCAAACCTGAAGAAAGTCATCAGTCTTTATCTGGAGGTTAAACCAGAAAAAATTAGTCAAGCCGACAAAATAGTTGAATTGATTCTATAACTAATTTACTCTTCTGATCTGCATGATTATGGCTACAGTTCTAGACCTTCAGCCAATTGTTTCATTAGATCGAGGTCAATTTTATCAGCTTTGTCAAAATAATCCTGACCTCATCTTAGAAAGAGACCCCGAGGGAAAGCTTATTATTATGTCCCCAGTTGGCGGTGAAAGTGGTGCCCAAGAAGCGAGCCTTATTTTCAAGGTATCTCTCTGGAATCATCAAAATCAACTCGGCATTGTCTTTAGCTCTTCGACAATCTTTAGCTTGCCCCAAGGTGGCGATCGCTCTCCTGATGTCGCTTGGATCTCCCGAAATAATTGGGAAAAACTAGCCCCAGCAGAACGGGAGGGTTTTCCCCCAATTTGTCCTGATTTTGTGATTGAACTCAGATCAAAAAGCGATCGCCTTAAGCCTTTACAAGACAAAATGCTAGAGTACCTAAAATCTGGTTTACAACTAGGCTGGCTAATCAATCGACAACAAAAGCAAGTGGAAACATATCGTCAAAATCAACCCATGGAAATAATCAATTTCCCCGTAAAATTATCCGGAGAGGATTTTTTGCCTGGATTTAGCCTTTCTCTAGACTAGAATTTTTGACGCTACTTACTAAGCCCAACCAAGACAAGTTTTCCATATATTTAATGCCTGGGAATGCGACAAACAGACACCAGTAATATTTCTGGTGACAAGATGCGTCATTCTAGGACGATCGCCTTTATATTTTATGGCATAAACCAAGACGAAAAATCCTACTCCCAATCATGGTTGGGATCACAGAGGGAATCATCGGCGATCACCTTGCCTGAGAAGTTTACAGTAAATATAATCGATTTGTTCTAAATTTAGAGGGTCTGAAAATGACGGATTTAGAAAGGCGACCGTCACAGTAATACAGTAGACAATTAATTTTTTTCAATGCCCAAACCATCTCCACTGCTTTTACAAGTAACCCAGCCCACGAAAACTCTTCCCATTAATCAATCTAATATTTCAGGTAGAGCAGCGAATCTTTCAGTGGCAATAAATACCAATAAATGGCGATCGCCTAGAATAAGGACACAACAAATTGGGTTTTGCCCACTATGACTAAGGCTGAAATCAAAGACCTGATCCAAAAAGAACTGCCCCAACTCCTCGCCCAAGACCCTCTAGTGCGGGATTTTGTTCTGCGCACCGTCTCCGAATACTACGCTCCCCGTACAGAATTTGACCAACGCTTTAACCGTGTTCTGGACGAATTGCAACGCGATCGGGAGGAGCAACGGCAGAAATGGGAGGAAAACACCCAACGCCTAGACAGAATAGAAGCCCAGAACAGTGCGACCTTAGCAGAAATCCAAAAAGCTAACCGTCGCTATGAAAGCACCATTGGCGCCTTGGGGTCTCGGTGGGGTCTGCACTCGGAGGCTAGCTTCCGCAATGGCCTCAAGGCAATTTTAGAGGAGTCTTTTGGGGGGGAAGTGCTAAACCTCAATGAATTTGATGACGAGGATATGGTGTTTGGCCGTCCTGACCAGGTGGAAATTGATCTAATTATCAAAAATGACACTGTGATTGTCTGTGAGATTAAATCCTCTATCAGTAAGCCGGAAATGTACAGTTTTGACCGCAAAGTTGCGTTTTATCAGCAACGCCACCAGAGCTCCGTAAGTCGTAAGATGGTCATCTCCCCCATGGTGGATGATCGAGCTAGACCTGTGGCAGAGGCTCTAGGTATTGAAATTTATAGTTATGCTGATACTGTGGAAAATCTTTAAAGTTTGGGCACTGTTGGGGCAATTAGCCAAGTCCCAGAAGGAGACTGAGCGACTCTTCCCAGAGACTGGTCGCCGTTTTCAACAAACAGAACGATTACTTAAGGAACAAAGCCAAAAAACGGATGAGCAAATTAGGGCCGTTAACAAAGAATTGGGAGAATTAGGCAATCGCCTGGGGGAATTTGTGGAATGGCAGGTACGCCCGGCGGCGGTGAAATTATTTCGAGAGCGGGGCATTGCAGTGCGTGCGGGAATTATCCCGGGATGTTTCCGTTGATAATGGCGAAGAAGGCATCGAGGTAGACTTATTGGTGGTAGACACTACCCAGGCTGTGGCGATCAAGCAGTATCAACCAGAACGTCAGGGCAATTCTCGGCAAGCGACGATTCGGGAACAACGGCGTCAGATTGACCGTTTGCTACACAAAAATTCAGGTCTAAAGGGTCGCTGGCAGGAAGCTTGGTTAGATGGGCGGGATTTGGCGATCCGGGAAACGGGGCTGGATGAATCTATTCTTCCAGAAACGCCCTGTTTTAATGCTGAACAGGTTCGAGATGAAGGTTATTGGCCTTAACTTCCGACTTGGCGATCGCCGTTAGAATTGATTAATATCATTAATCTGGACAGAATACTAATGGTTAGCCTTAACCAGGTTAGACAATATCTCAAGCATAAAAATGACAAGCAAAGATGCGAACGTTTAGCTTTATGGGAGACAGCCCAAGAAGACACAAAAAATATTGTGGCAATGATCATTGAAAACTATCATCCCCAAGGCATTATTCAATGGGGGTCACTTTTGGAACCAAGGCATTTTTCTGAGGCATCTGATATTGATCTCGCTATTGTTGGGCTAGATTCAGCTTCATTTATGAAACTGCTAGCAGAAGCGGAAGAAATGACTCAATTTCCCCTGGACTTGCTACAATTTGAGCGCATCCATCCATCTTTTCAGAAAATAATCGCAATGAAGGGGAGGGTTATTTATGAACAATGAAGCATTGCTGTTGCTAGTCGGTGAAATTAGGGAAAGTCTAGTAGTTCTCAAGCAGATAAATCAACTGTATGTATCCTATAGTCAAACATTTACGGCAATAGACAAGCGAGATATTCGAGACGCTGTATTGCTCGCAGATATCCTCTGCAATACCTATACCTGCATAGAAACTATCCTATTTAGAATTTCTCGGGGGTTTGAAAATCATCTTGATCCTAATCAATGGCATAAAGAGCTTTTACGCAAAATGCGTATCGATGTTCCTGGTATTCGTAAAGCTGTTTTGTCGAAACAGTCCTATCAACTACTGGACGAATTGAGGCGTTTTCGCCACTTCAAACGATATTATTACGATTTTGATTACGACTGGTCACGATTAGATTATTTGCGGTTAGTATATGAAAAACTGCTACCGATAATTGAACGTGAGCTTGATAGTTACGCAGAGTTTTTATTGGAATGCTCGGACATCGAAAATGCTTAAGTTAAGTCGATAAACCAAAAACTTGGATTGATGGCGATCGCCTCGTCTGACTAGCTTGCAGTAAGTGTAATCAATTTGTTCTAAATTTAGGGGGTCTGAAAATGGCGGATTTAGAAAGGCGATCGCCCAGGGCTATGATGTAGGTTCAACAATTCGTCCATCAGAAACTTTCAAAGTTGATGTGATATTTAACCATGCAACAGTCGGAAGTCATTAGCCTCATTCAGCAAGAACTCCCCAAACTCATTGCCCAAGAGCCTTTGGTGAGAGACTTTGTCCTGCGTACCGTTTCCGAATATTACGCTGGTAAACAAGAAACAGAAAGTAAATTTGACCGTATCCTGGCAGAGCTACAACGAGATCGCGAGGAACAAGCCCATAAATGGAACGAACAGAACCGTAAATGGGATGAACAGAACCATAAATGGAACGAACAGAACCGTAAATGGGATGAACAGTTGGCGGAGATTCGGCGGCTGGATAAACGCTTTGATAGTACAATTGGGGCTTTAGGTTCCCGTTGGGGGCTATACTCCGAAGCCAGTTTCCGTAATGCCCTCAAGGGAATTTTAGGAGAATCCTTTGGCGTGGAAGTGATTAATCTGACCCTATACGACCAGGAAGGGGATGTCTTTGGCCGCCCTGACCAAGTTGAAATTGATCTGATTATTAAAAATGGCCTGACCATTGCCTGCGAAATAAAATCCTCTATTGATAAAGCTGGTATGTATAGCTTTGGGCGCAAGGCAGACTTCTATGCAAAGCGTGAAAATCGAGAAATTAATCGTAAAATTGTGATTTCGCCGATGGTGGATAACCGCGCCTTACCTGTGGCTGAAGCCCTGGGAATTGAAATCTATAGCTATGCAGACGCAGTGGAGGGTCTTTAGAACGAGTAATCTGAGTTATTTGAGAACAATTTATTTTTTGAGCATAACAAACTCCCTATTATTACCCTTGCTCCCGAAAGCATTAATCAATTTGCCAAAAATCTCTAAAAAAAGGCGATCGCCTCGTCTGACTAGGTTGCAGTAAGTGTAATCAATTTGTTCTAAATTTAGGGGGTCTGAAAATGGCAGATTTAGAAAGGCGATCGCCTCCGATGGCCTATGGGCTAGGGCTAAACTAGAAGAACCAAATCGGGAGGAAAAACAAATGGCTACCACCGCTGATGAAGTTTGGGCACTGTTGGGGCAGTTAGCCGAGTCCCAGAAAGAGACTGAGCGACTCTTCCAAGAGACCGATCGCCGTTTTCAACAAACAGAACGATTACTTAAGGAACAAAGCCAAAAAACAGATGAGCAAATTAGGGCCGTTAACAAAGAATTGGGAGAATTAGGCAATCGCCTAGGGGAATTTGTGGAATGGCAGGTGCGCCCAGCGGCGGTGAAATTATTTCGAGAGCGGGGCATTGCAGTGCGGGAATTATCCCGGGATGTTTCGGTTGATAATGGTGAGGAAGGAATAGAGGTGGACTTATTGGTGGCAGATACTACCCAGGCCGTGGCGATCGAAGTGAAAAGTAAACTGACCCAAAAAAATGTGGATGAACACTTGGAGCGGCTCGGTAAATTTAAGCGCCTATTGCCTCGCTATCAAAATATTCAACTACTAGGGGCAGTGGCGGTAATGGTAGCCCCATCGGAAGTAGCTCGCTATGCCTATCGTCAAGGTTTGTTTGTGATTACCCAATCTGGGGAAGATTTGGTCATTCTCAATGATGCCAAATTTCAACCCAAAGCCTGGTAAGACCAAAGGCGATCGCCTAGTAAGTTATTTTTTAGAATAGTTACTCCGTGCCCGTGAGCCGCCCATTAAAATAAAATCATCTTTCCTTACCTGGTTATTATAGGGAACGAAAGTTTATGCTTAGAAGCAATTTGTTTTCCTTGGTAAGCCATCGCACATTAGGCTGAACAATTAGAAACTTTATGGCAGATACGGTTATTCGGGTTGAAAATTTGGGCAAGAAGTACGTCATTGGCCATCAAAAGCAGGAACGCTATAGGTTGCTGCGGGATGTGTTGACGAAAAAGGCCCGGTCTCTGGGGCAAGTTTTTAGCCGCAATGGCCACCGGGAAGATCCCACCCATGGGTCATTCTGGGCTTTAAGGGATGTGTTTTTTGAGATTAAGCAGAGCGATCTCGCAGAGATCTGTACGCGGTGCGCCTAGGGATTATTAGCTACAATGGGGCAGGAAAATTAATACTGTTAAAGGTTCCCAAGACAAACAGAAATCTCCCATGAACACAATTAATGCACTCTACGATCAAGATTATTTTCTTTGGCTTCAAGAGACTTACAGGATACTTGAGAGCAATAAAATTGAGCAGTTGGATTTAGAACATTTAAAGGAGGAAATTCTAGGTTTGGGTAATGAACAAAGACGAAAAGTTGATAGTTACCTGCGCCAGTTGCTCATTCATTTATTGTTGTATCAATATTGGGATACTGAG is a window of Synechocystis sp. PCC 7338 DNA encoding:
- a CDS encoding AbrB/MazE/SpoVT family DNA-binding domain-containing protein, whose amino-acid sequence is MTNVTVSQKGQVVIPIEIRKRLGIKPGCKLSFSLDGESIRVELQRPQSHTDIDEGFGMLVCPPTKPRFLKDFDVAQAMQEQHDRG
- a CDS encoding DUF29 family protein, with the protein product MNTINTLYEQNYCLWLQETYQLLDQAHFEQLDLEHLKEEIISLGNEQRRKMDS
- a CDS encoding DUF29 family protein; its protein translation is MYNYFLEEIEKIYQKARRQAVRKSELSAGLFPESCPFSANELLNPEFFPD
- a CDS encoding type II toxin-antitoxin system HicB family antitoxin yields the protein MNIKAIIHGAEEGGYWAGIPIFSGCYTQGETMEEVMANLKKVISLYLEVKPEKISQADKIVELIL
- a CDS encoding Uma2 family endonuclease, which encodes MATVLDLQPIVSLDRGQFYQLCQNNPDLILERDPEGKLIIMSPVGGESGAQEASLIFKVSLWNHQNQLGIVFSSSTIFSLPQGGDRSPDVAWISRNNWEKLAPAEREGFPPICPDFVIELRSKSDRLKPLQDKMLEYLKSGLQLGWLINRQQKQVETYRQNQPMEIINFPVKLSGEDFLPGFSLSLD
- a CDS encoding PD-(D/E)XK nuclease family protein; this translates as MTKAEIKDLIQKELPQLLAQDPLVRDFVLRTVSEYYAPRTEFDQRFNRVLDELQRDREEQRQKWEENTQRLDRIEAQNSATLAEIQKANRRYESTIGALGSRWGLHSEASFRNGLKAILEESFGGEVLNLNEFDDEDMVFGRPDQVEIDLIIKNDTVIVCEIKSSISKPEMYSFDRKVAFYQQRHQSSVSRKMVISPMVDDRARPVAEALGIEIYSYADTVENL
- a CDS encoding DUF29 domain-containing protein; the encoded protein is MRELSRDVSVDNGEEGIEVDLLVVDTTQAVAIKQYQPERQGNSRQATIREQRRQIDRLLHKNSGLKGRWQEAWLDGRDLAIRETGLDESILPETPCFNAEQVRDEGYWP
- a CDS encoding nucleotidyltransferase family protein, yielding MVSLNQVRQYLKHKNDKQRCERLALWETAQEDTKNIVAMIIENYHPQGIIQWGSLLEPRHFSEASDIDLAIVGLDSASFMKLLAEAEEMTQFPLDLLQFERIHPSFQKIIAMKGRVIYEQ
- a CDS encoding PD-(D/E)XK nuclease family protein; protein product: MQQSEVISLIQQELPKLIAQEPLVRDFVLRTVSEYYAGKQETESKFDRILAELQRDREEQAHKWNEQNRKWDEQNHKWNEQNRKWDEQLAEIRRLDKRFDSTIGALGSRWGLYSEASFRNALKGILGESFGVEVINLTLYDQEGDVFGRPDQVEIDLIIKNGLTIACEIKSSIDKAGMYSFGRKADFYAKRENREINRKIVISPMVDNRALPVAEALGIEIYSYADAVEGL